The Pseudoalteromonas rubra region AGCTCGTTCAGCATTTGTCTTCAGAAACGGGGTTTTTCCGCAGCGAACAGCTGGTGGCTGAATAATCCTTACTCGTTGCCCGGTGCCTGCGCGGTGGAAACATGTTGCAGGTAATCGGTTTCGATTTGGGTGATTTGCCCGCTGTCGCGCAATGTCTGGATCGCTTGGTTGAGCACAGGTAAGAGGTGTGCATGTTCAGCGCGCAGGCGAATGTGCAAGGTGCCATGTGAGTGCAATTGGTTAAAGTGCAGCGCCACATTGTCCTGAGCAGACCAATATTGGGCAGGCAGATCACCCAGGATGGCGATATCGATCCGTCCTTTGTTTAGCGCTTGTATCAGAGCGCGCTCAGATTCAAAGTCAACCCGGACAAACTCATCGTCGTCATGGTAATAATAACCTCGTACTGTCCCCACCATTCGACCCGACAAATTGTTTAACGAGGGGGCGGGGGCGCGTGTCACCACATATTCACGAATGGGGAGCATGGCGTCAGAAAAGACAAACCGCGGATCAGTGAGCTGTGAGGCTTTCAACCAGGCAGGGCTGATCAGGTCAAAGTCTATTTTGCCTGATTCCAGATAGCGGTTAGTGCGCTTTGCGGGTAAGACAATATTTTCGCCTTCAATTGCCGACTGTGTGAGGATCCGTGCCACTAAATCAGGCAGTATGCCAGGGTGCTGTGGGTTGTTGGTGAAGTAGGGGTAGAAGGTGCCAGAGCCACTGATACTGTATTTTAAGGTTACAGCTTCGCGCGCGGTGGGGGTGTGAGTGCCCTGGTCAACAGGCGCAGCGATGACGCCCTGGCTAGATAAAAGCCACGAAGTAAGTAAAAGCAGGATGCAAAAAGGCGAAATAAGTGTAAAACTCATAAGACCTATGATAGTAAAAGAGAGGCTGTCCCGGCAACTGCCTGATGCACAGTTTCATGATACCCCAAGTAGTGAGGAAATAGTTTGCTCAGGGGCGTGAGTTTTCATATGCTGGGACAATGGAAGCCTTTAAAGTACAAGAGTTAAGGATGTTAATGAGCGGTCATATTGCCAAGTCAAAAAAAGACGCGGTGCAATATATTGCACGCCAGGCCATTTTCAATCGTGAACAGAGCGTGGCTGCCTATGAATTGTTGTATCGGGACTCACATAATAATGCCTTTCCAATCGGGGTCAGTGATGGCCAGGCGACAGGACGGTTGTTTTTTAACTCTCTGCTTTTTATTGGTGTAGAACGGCTTGCCGCAGGCGTGCCTGCATTTATCAACTTATCAGATGAAACCTTACTCCAGGAGCTGCCTAAGTTACTTCGGCCACAGGGGCTCGTGATTGAAATCGTTGAACGTTCAACCAATCTGGACGAACTGGTGATGACAGTCACTAAATTGAAAAAGCTAGGATATCGCTTTGCGTTAGATGATTACGACGGTGACGAGCGCTGGGAAGTCTTATTGCCTCTGATGGATTACATCAAAATCGAAGTGCTTGAGCCGGTGATTAAAACCACCATGATGCTGAAAAAGCTTAAGCGACGTTTTCCCACCACCAAAGTGATTGTTGAGCGTATTGAAA contains the following coding sequences:
- a CDS encoding substrate-binding periplasmic protein: MSFTLISPFCILLLLTSWLLSSQGVIAAPVDQGTHTPTAREAVTLKYSISGSGTFYPYFTNNPQHPGILPDLVARILTQSAIEGENIVLPAKRTNRYLESGKIDFDLISPAWLKASQLTDPRFVFSDAMLPIREYVVTRAPAPSLNNLSGRMVGTVRGYYYHDDDEFVRVDFESERALIQALNKGRIDIAILGDLPAQYWSAQDNVALHFNQLHSHGTLHIRLRAEHAHLLPVLNQAIQTLRDSGQITQIETDYLQHVSTAQAPGNE